One genomic region from Streptomyces sp. NBC_00457 encodes:
- the folE gene encoding GTP cyclohydrolase I FolE has protein sequence MTDPVTLDGEGFIGEFDEKRAENAVRELLIAVGEDPDREGLRETPGRVARAYHELLAGLRQEPEDVLTTTFDLGHDEMVLVKDIEIVSLCEHHLLPFHGVAHVGYIPAETGKITGLSKLARLVEVFARRPQVQERLTTQIADSLMRILEARGAIVVIEAEHMCMSVRGIRKPGAKTTTSAVRGQLRDATTRAEAMSLILAR, from the coding sequence ATGACCGACCCCGTGACGCTGGACGGCGAGGGCTTCATCGGCGAATTCGACGAGAAGCGAGCCGAGAACGCCGTGCGCGAACTGCTGATCGCGGTCGGCGAGGACCCGGACCGCGAGGGGCTCAGGGAGACGCCGGGGCGGGTGGCTCGGGCCTATCACGAGCTTCTGGCCGGGCTGCGGCAGGAGCCCGAGGACGTTCTGACGACGACGTTCGATCTGGGGCACGACGAGATGGTCCTGGTGAAGGACATCGAGATCGTCAGCCTCTGTGAACATCACTTGCTGCCGTTCCACGGCGTGGCTCACGTCGGCTACATTCCGGCCGAAACCGGCAAGATCACCGGCCTGTCGAAGCTTGCGCGCCTCGTCGAGGTGTTCGCCCGCCGCCCTCAGGTGCAGGAACGACTCACCACGCAGATCGCCGACTCGCTCATGCGGATTCTCGAGGCGCGGGGCGCGATCGTCGTCATCGAGGCCGAGCACATGTGCATGTCGGTACGCGGCATCCGTAAGCCGGGCGCCAAGACGACCACGTCGGCGGTGCGGGGGCAGCTGCGGGATGCCACGACTCGTGCCGAGGCGATGAGTCTCATACTGGCGCGCTGA